A part of Aquaspirillum sp. LM1 genomic DNA contains:
- the fur gene encoding ferric iron uptake transcriptional regulator, whose product MNKASHLKDIGLKATGPRLKILDLFERSSARHLSAEDVYRLLLADEIDIGLATVYRVLTQFEQAGILVRHHFESGKAVYELDEGAHHDHMVCMICGRVTEFFSPEIEELQTRIAEQHNFRIREHSLYLYGECTDCSCAGKTLGKQRL is encoded by the coding sequence ATGAACAAGGCAAGCCATCTCAAGGATATTGGCCTCAAGGCCACCGGCCCCCGGCTGAAAATCCTCGATCTTTTTGAAAGAAGCAGCGCCCGCCATCTGAGCGCAGAAGACGTGTACCGTCTGCTGCTGGCCGATGAAATCGACATCGGCCTGGCCACCGTGTACCGGGTGCTCACCCAGTTCGAGCAGGCCGGCATTCTGGTCCGCCATCACTTTGAATCCGGCAAGGCCGTTTACGAGCTCGATGAAGGTGCCCACCACGACCATATGGTGTGCATGATCTGTGGTCGGGTGACCGAGTTTTTCAGCCCGGAAATCGAAGAACTGCAAACCCGCATCGCCGAGCAGCATAACTTCCGCATCCGCGAACACTCTCTCTATCTGTATGGCGAGTGCACCGACTGCAGCTGTGCCGGCAAAACGCTGGGCAAGCAGCGCCTCTGA
- a CDS encoding outer membrane protein assembly factor BamE → MRKFLLLSGVLLLTACGSYSPLNLLTPHTIDVQQGNYVTQDVVDKLQPGMTRAQVRFLLGTPLIADMFHADRWDYLYTYRSGDKLTESRQLSVFFDKEGRLTQVEGSAMPARRASLADDAPTAPAPVGKP, encoded by the coding sequence ATGCGAAAATTTTTGCTGCTCTCCGGCGTACTGCTCCTTACTGCGTGCGGCAGTTATTCGCCGCTGAATCTGCTTACGCCCCACACCATTGATGTCCAGCAGGGCAACTATGTCACACAGGATGTGGTCGACAAGCTTCAGCCCGGCATGACGCGGGCTCAGGTGCGCTTTCTGCTGGGCACCCCGCTGATAGCCGACATGTTCCATGCCGATCGCTGGGATTACCTCTATACCTACCGCAGCGGCGACAAGCTGACCGAATCGCGCCAGCTGTCGGTGTTTTTTGACAAGGAAGGCCGCCTCACCCAGGTGGAAGGCTCGGCCATGCCCGCCCGCCGTGCCAGCCTGGCCGACGATGCGCCAACCGCCCCTGCTCCTGTAGGAAAGCCGTAA
- the dapB gene encoding 4-hydroxy-tetrahydrodipicolinate reductase, with protein MSDLNIVIVGAGGRMGRTLIESVLTTPGCRLHAALERADSPFLGQDAGLFSGQTTGVAITADLAAALQGADALIDFTRPEGSLTYLAACRAAGVKMIIGTTGFDDAGKAAIAAAAQEIGVVFAANFSVGVNLTFKLLEIASQVLADGYDIEIIEAHHRYKVDAPSGTALRMGEVIAQTLGRDLKTCAVYGREGHTGERDPGTIGFATVRGGDVVGDHTALFAALGERVEISHKASSRATFANGAVRAALWLADKPSGLFDMQDVLKLR; from the coding sequence ATGTCTGATCTGAATATTGTCATCGTTGGCGCGGGTGGCCGCATGGGCCGCACGCTGATTGAATCGGTGCTCACCACCCCAGGCTGCCGCCTGCACGCCGCGCTGGAGCGCGCCGACAGCCCCTTTCTGGGCCAGGATGCAGGCCTGTTCAGCGGCCAGACCACTGGCGTGGCCATCACCGCCGATCTGGCTGCCGCACTGCAGGGTGCCGACGCACTGATCGACTTTACCCGCCCGGAAGGCTCGCTGACCTATCTGGCCGCCTGCCGCGCCGCCGGGGTAAAAATGATCATCGGCACCACCGGCTTTGACGACGCCGGCAAAGCCGCCATTGCCGCCGCCGCCCAGGAAATTGGCGTGGTGTTTGCCGCCAACTTCTCGGTGGGCGTCAACCTCACCTTCAAGCTGCTGGAAATTGCCTCGCAAGTGCTGGCTGACGGCTACGACATCGAAATCATCGAAGCCCACCACCGCTACAAGGTGGACGCCCCATCCGGCACCGCACTGCGCATGGGTGAGGTCATCGCCCAGACGCTGGGCCGCGACCTGAAAACCTGCGCCGTGTATGGCCGCGAAGGCCACACGGGCGAGCGTGACCCCGGCACCATCGGATTTGCCACCGTGCGCGGCGGCGACGTGGTCGGCGACCACACGGCGCTGTTTGCCGCACTGGGCGAACGGGTGGAAATCAGCCACAAGGCCTCCAGCCGCGCCACCTTTGCCAACGGCGCGGTGCGCGCTGCGCTGTGGCTGGCCGACAAGCCCAGCGGCCTGTTTGACATGCAGGACGTGCTCAAACTGCGCTAA